GGGTCTTGCCCGGTGCACAGCACGATCGTGTCGGCGGGAAGCAGATGTTCCCCTCCGTCGCGCTCTACCACCAGCCCATCTGCGGTTATGCGCTTATAGGCCATCCCGCCCAGCATGGTCACGCCTTTGGCGGCAAGGCTTGCGCGGTGAATCCAGCCCGTGGTCTTGCCCAAGCCCTTGCCGGGTTTGCCCGGTTTGCGCTGCACCAGCGTTATGTCGCGTGCGGGGGGCGTGGGCTGCGGGCCGTCCGGGGCCAGCCCGCCGGGGGCCTCCGCAGGGTCGCTCACACCCCATTCGCGCTGCCACAAGGACAGGTCCAAAGCGGCGCTTGGCCCCTGATGGGCAAGATATTCAGCGACATCAAAGCCAATACCACCCGCGCCGACAACCACCACGCGCGCGCCCACGGGCGCTTTGCCGCGCAACACATCAAGGTATCGCAGCACATGGGAAGCATCCTGCCCCTCGATCTGCGGATCGCGCGGGGTGACGCCGGTGGCGATGATGACCTCGTCATAACCTGCCAAGGCGGCAGGGGTGGCGCGGGTGTTCAGGTGCAGCGCAATTCCAGAGCGGTCGAGCATGGTCTGGAACCACGCGACCAACCCGTGGAATTCTTCCTTGCCGGGAATGACGCGCGCCATGTTCAACTGTCCGCCAATGCGGGCGTCAGCCTCTAACAGGGTCACATCATGCCCGCGCTGATCGGCCACCAGTGCGGCCATCAGCCCGGCGGGCCCGGCGCCCACCACGGCAATGCGTTTGGGCGCATCGGTCGGGGTATAGCGCAGCGCGGTTTCGTGCCCGGCACGCGGGTTGACCAAACAGCTAGAGATCTTGCCTTGAAACGTATGGTCCAGACAGGCCTGATTGCAGGCAATGCAAGGCGCGATTTCGCGGGCCCGCCCCGACGCGGCTTTTGCCACGAAATCGGGATCGGCCAGAAAGGGCCGCGCCAGTGACACCATGTCGGCGGCACCGCTTGCCAGCAACTCCTCTGCCAGTTCGGGTGTGTTGATCCGGTTCGAGGTGATGACAGGTATCCCCACCTGCCCCATCAGCTTGCGCGTGACCCAAGCCCAGCCACCACGCGGCACCGAGGTGGCAATGGTGGGCACCCGCGCTTCATGCCAGCCAATGCCGGTGTTGAGGATGCTGGCCCCCGCGGCTTCTATTGCCTTGGCCAGTTGCACCACCTCATCAAAACTCTGCCCGCCCGGCACAAGATCAATCAACGAGATGCGGTAGATCACGATAAAATCGGGGCCAACGGCGGCGCGCACGCGGCGCACCACCTCGACCGGCAGCCGCATCCGGTTTTCATAGGCACCCCCCCAGCGGTCAGTGCGGTGGTTGGTGGCGGCGCATAGGAACTGGTTCAGGAAATAGCCCTCGGACCCCATCACCTCTATCCCGTCATAGCCTGCCTGCTGTGCGCGGGCGGCAGCGGTGGCAATATCGGCGATCTGTTTCTCGATCCCGTCCTCGTCCAACGCGCGCGGCTTGAATGGGCTGATGGGCGATTTGAGCGCCGAAGGGGCAACGCAATCGGGGCTATAGGCATAGCGCCCAGCGTGCAAAATCTGCATGGCGATTTTGCCGCCTTCGGCATGAACGCGGTCTGTGACCAGCCGGTGGTTGGCGATATCCTGCGGCGTATACAGCCCCGCCGCACCGGGGAAAACACCGCCTTCGGCATTCGGCGCCATGCCCCCCGTCACGATCAGCCCGACACCGCCGCGCGCGCGTTCGGCGTAGTATTCGGCCACGCGCGCCCAGTCGCCACGTTCTTCAAGGCCCGTATGCATGGACCCCATCAGCACGCGATTTTTCAGACTGGTATGACCAAGATCCAGCGGCGCAAGCATATGGGGGTAGGTTGGCATGGGTTTCCTCCGGCTAGATGGCAATCCTAGCCGCGGCCCGACGCGTCGGTCCAGCGCAACGCGGCGTCAATAGCCGGTCATTTCCAGATAGCCGCGCCCTTGGTGGCTGCCGGTGACGGTAATCGGCCCTTCCCAATAGCTGACCGTCAGGTCCATCCAAGATTGCGGGTTCACAGGTTCGGTCCGCAAGGCAAGCCCCTGTTCCGGCCAGTCGATGCGCCAGAGCACGGGGATCTCGCGGCCTGCGACACGCTCGGTCCCCTGCGGGGTGAAGGACAGCGCGCCATCGGGCAAGGCGGTGGCCTGCCCCTGCGGCGTAATCCATGTACCCGCCGTAAAGGTCTGCTCGCCGCGCAACTGAAAGCCCATCAGCCGGTGGCCATCTTCCAGCACGATGGAAAACCAGTCCCACCCGGTCTGGTCACTGGCCAAGGGCTGGCTGGACCATTCGCGGTCAAGCCATGCCTGCCCCGTGACAGCAACAGGCCCATCGGGCAGGTTTAGCGTACCCTCGACCGTGTAGAAGGGTTGGGAATAATAGTAACTGGCCTGCCCCGCGGCGGATTTCACGGAATATCCGCCCGCGCCATGCAGCACCAAGGGGCCTTGGGCCTGCATACGCAGATCATAGCCGAAATCGGGGCCGGTGGCGGCAATCTGCAACGCGGAATAGGCATCGGCCCCCTCGGGGGCGATGCTGGTCATATGCCAGTCGTCAATCCACGCCGTGAAGGGGTCGGCCTGCGCGCCGGCCTGACCGATGCCGCCGCGTGCAAAGCGTTCGGCGCTGAAATGGCGCTCTGGCGTGGTCAGCCCGGCATGGCCCATCCAGACTTGCGGGCTGTCCCAACCTTCCGCGTCGTAGGGTGCAAGGGCGGAACGGAACAACGTCCATTGCGCGCCGTAGTCGCGGCCATCCGCGCCCTGCAACGTGGCGGTCAGATACCACCATTCGATGCGATACTCCGGGTGCGGGCCGTGATCGCGCGGGAATTGCAATGCGCGGCCGCGTTCGGGAACGGCGAACCCGTCTGCGTCGGTCCCAAGGCCCGCGAACCCTTGCGCCAAAGCGGGTGGGGCCAGAAAAAGCGCGGCGATCAAAACCTTAACGTTCATTGGCAAACACCCTGAGCAATGGTCCCCCGCCCCCGCGCCATAGCCGCCATGCGGGCCAAGCGCTGGCCGCCAGCATCGCCAACCCCGCCCAAAGCGCCAAGCGCGCCCAATCGGCGGGGAAAACCTGCAACGGCAAGCGCCAGCCAAAAGCCTGCACGTTGATGACCGCCAGCAGCACCTGCGCCAGCATCAACCCAACGGGCAGCGCCAGAACCATGGTCAGCCCCGCCAGAACCAGCGCGCGGGCCAGTTCCAGCCCCGCCAAGTGCCGCACCGTCAGCCCCATCGCCCATAAGGGCGCAAGCTGCACCAGCCGCAAGCCCGACAGCGTGACCAACGTTGCGAACAATGCAAGGGCCGCGACCGACAGGGTCAGCACGTTCAGCGCGCCGGTAATCAGGAAGGTGCGCTCGAAGATTGCCAGTGACAGCGCCTTGGCCTGCGCCTGATCGGTGATCGCTTGGGCGCTTAGCCCGAATTCATCCAGAAGTGCTGCGCGGGTAGCGGCGGGGGCGTCGGTGCGGATGGCCAGTTGCCGCGTGGGCGTGTCGGGGTAAAGCCGGTCGAACCAGCTTTCGGTCACGATGGTTTGCGCCAGCGGGTTGCCGTAATCGGGATAAACGCCAAGGATCGGCACATCGCCCGCACCGGGTAGCGCCACGCGATCACCCGGCCACAGCCCCGCGCGGCGGGCAAGTTGCTCGTTTATCAGCGCGCCTTGTTCCTTCGCCAAACGGTCCCACGGGTCTGGCCCGGCCTGAATCAGCGGCCAGTTGTCGCGGAACGTGGCATGGTCGCGCATGGCAAACACCGCGCCGGGCTGGCCTGCAAGCGTGGCCTCGACCCGGCGCAGCGGCAACACGGCCTGAACGCGCGGCGCTAGAAAATCCTCTAACGCGACGGCTTGCGCGGTGTCGCGCGGGGTGATGGTCATCTCGGCCACCAGCCGCTGGTCCAGCCAGCCAATGAAAGTGGCGCGGAAACTGGCCACCATCGTGCCCACGCCTATATTGGCGGCCAGCGCCAGCATCAGCGCCATCAGCGCCAAGGACAAGCGCGGCAGGTTCTGGCGGCTATCGGCCCAGAACCAGTGCAGCACCGGCGCACGTGCCATGGCTGCGGCCCCGCGCAAGCATAGCGCCAATACGGCCGGGGTTAGCAAAGCCGCCGCCAAAAGCGCCGCTGCCAACAGTGCAAACCCGGCAAACAGGCCCCGCCCGAACAGGCCCAGCGCTATGGCCAGCACGGCCAACAGCCCCGCGCCCAGCACCTGCCAGCGCATCGCCCGTCCAGAAGCCATGGCCCATGCGCGCGGCTGCGCGGGCGCTAGCACCGGCATGTGCCACAACCGCCACAGCGCCTGCCCCCCTGCTAAAGCGGCCCCGGCGAACGCCATGGCCAGACCCGCCAGCGCCCAGACCGGGCTGAATTGCAAACTGCCCGGCACCGGCGCGCCATATAACCCGCGCAAGGTAGCGGCCACGTCGGGCAGCAGTGCCGCCGCCATGACATAGCCCAAGGCCAGACCCGCCAGCCCTGCCAGCAGCGCGAAGACGGCCAGTTCCAACGCCAAGGCCAGCGTCAGCGCGCGCAGCGACACGCCAAGGCTGCGCAGGGTGCGAAACAGGGCGCGGCGTTGCTCGAACGCCAGCCCAACGGCGGAATGCACAATGAACAGCCCCACCGCAAAGGCCAGCGCGCCGAACGCGGTCAGATTCAGGTGAAAGCTGTCGGTCAGCCCGGCCAGTTCCGCGCCCGCTTCGGGCTGGCTCAGGCGCAGCCCGTCGAGCATGGTTCGCGGCACGGGGCCGGTCAGCAACAGGTGGCTGATCTGGCCCGCCATGCCCAAAGCGTCTTGCGCGGTGCCAATATCAACCAGCACGGTGCCAACTGGCACGGCTTGCGACGCGCTTAGCGCGATGTCGGTTGCGCCAATCTCGGCCAGTGTTTCGGGATGTGCAAAACCGTCGCCCGACAGGAAGCCTTGCAAATCGCCATCGGCCAAGGCAGCGGCGGTGCCGGGGGGCGCGGTCAGCGGGTCAATTCCCAGCAGGGTCACACGGGCATCGCCGAGCATGACCCGCCCTTCCACCACCGGCGACACCAGCACCCCCGCGCGGCGCAATTCGACGAAACGCGCCTGCGGTAGCTGGCCGGTCGCGCTGTCCAGCCGGGGCGCACCGTCTTCTGACACCAGCGCCGCGGCGGTTGCATAGGCCCCGCGCGCCTGCGTGTTCAGCGCCTGCACACCCGACCACAACGCTGTCGCCAAGGTCAGGCCCGCAAGCAACATGGCCAGTTGCACTTTGTTGCGCACCCAGTGCGACAAAAGCGCAGCCAGCGTCATGCCAGACGCCCCCCGCGCAACAGCACTTTGCGGTCGCACATATCGGCCAGCCGCGCCGAATGCGTGACAAGCAGCAATGCAGCGGCTTGGGCGCGGGCCAGTTCCAGCATCAGCGCGAACACGGCATCGCCCGTCGCTTCATCAAGGTTGCCGGTTGGTTCATCCGCCAGCAGCACCTTGGGGCGCGCGGCAAGGGCGCGGCCAATGGCGACACGTTGTTGCTGCCCACCCGAAAGCTGCTCGGGGTAGCGCGCCAACAGGTCCGACAGGCCCAACCGCGCGGCCAGATCGGCGCAAAAGCCCGCGTCATGCACGCCCGCAAGCCGGGCCTGAAAGGCTAGATTGGCCCCAACGGTCAGCGACGGCACAAGGTTGAACTGCTGAAACACCAGCCCCACCGTGCCGCGCCGCAGCTGCGCGCGTCCGGCATCGGGAAGCGCGGCCATGTCCTGCCCGCCGACCAGCACGCGGCCCGCATCCGGGGTTTCCAGCCCGGCGGCAATGTGCAGAAGCGTCGATTTGCCGCTGCCGCTTTCGCCGGTCAGCGCCACCACGCGGCCCGCATCCACCGACAGCGACACGCCTTGCAGCACCGGCACCGGGCCTTCGGTGCTGGCAAAGCTCTTGCGAATATCCTCTAGCGCCAGAAGCGACATGCCATTCCCTGCGACTGTCTTGCCGCGCAAGGATAGCCCGCATCCGGCGGCAAGCAATGTCAGCGCGGCGAGCGTTTGGCCAGAATGCGCTGAAGCGTGCGCCGGTGCATGCTCAGCCGCCGCGCGGTTTCAGATACATTGCGGTCGCATTGCTCATAGACACGCTGGATATGTTCCCATCGCACGCGGTCGGCGGACATGGGGTTTTCGGGCAGATCCGGCATTGCTTCGCCATCGCCCAGCAAGGCGCGCACCACGTCATTGGCATCGGCCGGTTTGGACAGGTAATCTGTCGCGCCGATCTTGACCGCCGCGACCGCAGTCGCGATTGCGCCATAGCCAGTCAGGACCACGATCCGGGCATCTTCGCGCTTGGCGCGCAGCACTTCGACCACATCCAGCCCGTTGCCGTCTTCCAGCCGCAGATCGATCACGGCATAGGCGGGCGGACGCGCGGTTGCGATGGCTTTGCCAGCGGTCACGGTTTCGGCGGTTTCCACGGCAAAACCGCGTTTTTCCATGGCGCGCGCCAGACGTTTCAGGAACACCTCGTCGTCATCAACAATCAAAAGCGACGGGTCAGGGCCAAGGTCTAGTTTTGCAGCTTCGGTCATCGTGCTTCCCTTTTGGGTTACACGATAGTTAGGCCGCGCGGCAGGAAAGGTCAATTTGAACCGGGTTTACCCCGGTTCAGGTGCCGGTTCTTGCATTGTCAATGAAGCAGGCCACACGATCGGCCATCTCTTCGGGCGTCGCTTCGCGGCGGAACAATTCGACAAAACCATGCCCCGGCAGGTTTAGATAGGTAAAAGTGGAATGATCGATGAGGTAGAATTCGTCATCCGTTTCCTGCACCGCGTAATAGGCGCGGTAGGCGCGCGCAGCGTCACGGATCTGCTGTTCTGTCCCGGTCAGTCCAATCATGTCCGGGTGCAAGAAGCTGACGAATTCGGAAAGTGCTTCCAGCGTATCGCGCCCGTGGTCCACAGAGATGAACACCGGCGTCACGTCATAGCCGCGCTCTGTCAGCGCGTAGACGGCCTCGGCATTGCGGGCAAGGTCGTAGGGGCAGACATCTGGGCAGAACGTGTAGCCAAAATACAAAAGCACCGGGCGATCCGCGAAATCGGCTTCCGTCACCTGCTGGCCGGTATGGTCTGTCAGGGTAAACGGCCCGCCAATGGCGCCGCTGCCACCCGCGACAGAGGTTTCACGGCATTGCGCGAACTGCCCTTCTTCGGGCGCGAAAAACACCATTCCGCCCAAACCGCCCAGAACCAGCGCCAGAAACCCGGCGGCCAAAATGGAATATTTGCGTAGCATCTGCGCACCCCTGTGACTTGCTGACGCTTGATGCCAAAGCGTCGCGCGCGTAACAATCCCCTTTCCCCAAGATGTGACAACGCGCCCCCATGGACCCGACCTTCGGAGAGATCACGCAAGACAACCGCACCGAATGGGTGCGGCTGCGCACGCTGACCTATGTGCGCATTGTCGCGCTGTCCGGCCAGGTCGGCGCGCTGGTGGCCGCGCATATGGCCTTTGGGTTGCGCTTTGAAACGGGGCTGGTCGCGCTGGTGGTGGGCGCGGCAGGTGTTTCGATCCTGCTCGCGCTGTTCCTGTTTCCGGCCGCCAAGCGCCTGTCCGAAACCGAAGCGTCGCTGACCTTCCTGTTCGATATCGCGCAATTGACCTGCCTGCTGTATCTGACCGGCGGCATCACCAACCCGTTCGCGCTGCTTATCATGGCACCGGTGGCGGTGGCCGCCATGGCGCTGCGGCTGCGCACCACCTTGCTGTTGTCGCTTGTGGCCATTGCCCTGATTACGCTGGTCAGCCTGACATATCGGCCCCTGCGCTTTGTCGATGGCACCGTTCTGGAAATGGTCCCGATCCTAGTTTTCGGGCATTGGGCCGCAATCGTGATCGGCATAGCCTTTCAGGCGTTCTACGCCCAACGCGTGGCGGCAGAGGCCAATTCCATGGCCGATGCGCTTCTGGCCGCGCAAATGGCGCTGTCGCGGGAACAGAAATTGACCGACCTTGGTGGCGTCGTGGCGGCCACCGCGCATGAACTGGGCACGCCCTTGGCCACGATCAAGCTGGTCAGCGCCGAGCTTGTCGAAGAACTGGCCGACCGGCCAGACCTTGCCGACGATGCCCGCTTGCTGGTGCAACAGGCCGACCGCTGCCGCACGATCCTGCAGTCCATGGGGCGCAGCGGCAAGGACGACACCCATATGCGCCGCGCGCTTCTGGAAGCCGTTCTGCGCGAAGCCGCAGAACCGCATCTGGACCGCGGCAAGCGCGTGCATTTCCTGCTGGACCCGGCAAAAGATTGCGAAACGCCGCAACCGCTGATCCAGCGCCGCCCCGAACTAATCCATGGTTTGCGCAACCTGATCCAGAACGCGGTGGATTTCGCCGCGTCCGAGGTTTGGGTCACCGCATGTTGGACCGGGCAAAACCTGCGCATCCGTATCTTCGATGACGGGCCGGGCTTTTCGCCGCAAGTGCTGGGCAGCATCGGGGAGCCGTTTATCGGGCGCGGGCGCGATCCGAATCGTCCCAAACGCCGTCCGGGCTATTCCGGGATGGGGCTGGGCATGTTCATTGCCAAAACGCTTCTGGAACGCACCGGCGCGCGGCTGGAATTTTTGAACTGCGACGGGGCTATCAAAACCCTGCCCGGCAACCCGGTCCTGCATGGCGCGCTGGTTGACCTGACATGGCCCCTGCCCCGGCTGGCGGTGGACCCACGCGCGGCCTTGGGCGAAAACATGCGCGTCGAAAGTTAAACCGCCGCGCTTGAAAGAACTTGATTGGACAGGCGTGACGATGCTGACTACCTTTGCAAAACAAACATCCTGAAAGGCCCCGCCATGCCTGTCCCCCTTGCTCCGATTGCCGCCACCGCCGCGCGTTATGGTGCCATTGCATTGGCCGGATATGTTCTGGCCCGGCAGATGGAACGGGGCCGCGTCGATCAGCGCGCCGAAGACGCGTTTGACGACCTGCCCGAGGGGCTGACCGGCCAGCACGCGCGCGACCGCCAGCAATGGAACATGGCCGGGCGCTTTCGGCGCGTGGTGCGGCTGGGAACATCCGGCCCCGGCGTGGAAATCGACGCCAGCCTGTTGGGTCGCATCCGGTTGCGCCGGGTATGAGCGGGCTGACGCTGTATCATAGCCCGACCTCGCCCTATGTGCGCAAGGTCATGGTGCTGGCCCATGAAGCGGGGGTGATAGACCGGATCGCGCTGGTCCCGGCCTCTGGTACACCGCTGGACCCGGGCACGGTGCCCGTGGGCGCGAACCCGCTTGGCAAAGTGCCGGTTCTGACACGGCCCGATGGCGGCGCGCTGTATGACAGCCGGGTGATCTGCCGCTATCTGGATGCGTTGGCGGGGAACCGTTTCTATCCCTCGGGGCCACGGCAGTGGGATTGCCTGACACTGGAAGCCACGGCAGACGGCATTCTGGATGCAGCTTTGCTGATGGTCTACGAATCGCGCCTGCGGCCCGACAGCATGCAAATGCCCGAACTGGTTGATGGCCAATGGTCCAAGATCGCGCGCAGCGTCGCGCTTTTGGAAGAGCGCTGGCTGGCCTATCTGGCCGGGCCGCCCTGCATGGGGCAAATCGCGCTGGGCTGCGCGCTGGCCTATGTCGATTTTCGGCTGCTTACGCGCGATTGGCGCGGCGCTGCGCCACAGCTTGCCCAATGGCAGGATGGCTTCGTGCAGCGTGACAGCATGACCGCCACAGCACCGCCAAGATAGCGCAAACCTGCCCAAAATGCGGTAACTTCACCGCAACTGCGACACAAGTGCGCGCTTTGAAAGCTGGACGCACCTTTGTTTCCCCGCTAAATGCAATCCCGAGGGGCCGCATTCCGACGTGGCCCGCTTGGTAATTGCAGCCCTCGTACCCATTGAAAAGGGAGAATGCTCGTGTCCCACGCAGATGACCACGATAGCACACGGCGGGATTTCATCTATTACGCAACCGCAGGCGCGGGTGCCGTGACTGTTGGCGCAGCCGTCTGGCCGCTCGTCAATCAGATGAATCCTACGGCCGACGTGCAAGCCCTGTCGTCTATTTTTGTTGATGTCGGCGGTCTTGAACCTGGCAGCCAGTTGACCGTCAGCTTTCTTGGAAAGCCGGTCTTCCTGCGCCGCCGCACCGCCGAGGAAATCGAAGCCGGGCGCGCCGTGAGCGTGGAAGACCTGAGCATCGACCGGGAATCGCGCAACCCCAACAAGCCCGGCACCGATGCGTCCGACGCAAACCGCACCATGGATGACGCTGGCGAATGGCTGGTCATGACCGGTGTGTGCACCCATCTGGGTTGTGTGCCTCTGGGCAATGGCGCGGGTGACTTCGGCGGCTGGTTCTGCCCCTGCCACGGGTCGCATTATGACACGGCTGGCCGCATCCGTCGCGGACCGGCCCCGGAAAACATGCATATTCCGGTGGCAACTTTTGTTGACGAAACCACCGTCCAGCTTGGTTAAAGGAGAGAATACATGTCTGGTATTCCACACGACCATTACGAGC
This genomic window from Roseibaca calidilacus contains:
- a CDS encoding ABC transporter ATP-binding protein — protein: MSLLALEDIRKSFASTEGPVPVLQGVSLSVDAGRVVALTGESGSGKSTLLHIAAGLETPDAGRVLVGGQDMAALPDAGRAQLRRGTVGLVFQQFNLVPSLTVGANLAFQARLAGVHDAGFCADLAARLGLSDLLARYPEQLSGGQQQRVAIGRALAARPKVLLADEPTGNLDEATGDAVFALMLELARAQAAALLLVTHSARLADMCDRKVLLRGGRLA
- a CDS encoding lipocalin-like domain-containing protein, producing MNVKVLIAALFLAPPALAQGFAGLGTDADGFAVPERGRALQFPRDHGPHPEYRIEWWYLTATLQGADGRDYGAQWTLFRSALAPYDAEGWDSPQVWMGHAGLTTPERHFSAERFARGGIGQAGAQADPFTAWIDDWHMTSIAPEGADAYSALQIAATGPDFGYDLRMQAQGPLVLHGAGGYSVKSAAGQASYYYSQPFYTVEGTLNLPDGPVAVTGQAWLDREWSSQPLASDQTGWDWFSIVLEDGHRLMGFQLRGEQTFTAGTWITPQGQATALPDGALSFTPQGTERVAGREIPVLWRIDWPEQGLALRTEPVNPQSWMDLTVSYWEGPITVTGSHQGRGYLEMTGY
- the regB gene encoding sensor histidine kinase RegB; this translates as MDPTFGEITQDNRTEWVRLRTLTYVRIVALSGQVGALVAAHMAFGLRFETGLVALVVGAAGVSILLALFLFPAAKRLSETEASLTFLFDIAQLTCLLYLTGGITNPFALLIMAPVAVAAMALRLRTTLLLSLVAIALITLVSLTYRPLRFVDGTVLEMVPILVFGHWAAIVIGIAFQAFYAQRVAAEANSMADALLAAQMALSREQKLTDLGGVVAATAHELGTPLATIKLVSAELVEELADRPDLADDARLLVQQADRCRTILQSMGRSGKDDTHMRRALLEAVLREAAEPHLDRGKRVHFLLDPAKDCETPQPLIQRRPELIHGLRNLIQNAVDFAASEVWVTACWTGQNLRIRIFDDGPGFSPQVLGSIGEPFIGRGRDPNRPKRRPGYSGMGLGMFIAKTLLERTGARLEFLNCDGAIKTLPGNPVLHGALVDLTWPLPRLAVDPRAALGENMRVES
- a CDS encoding glutathione S-transferase, producing MTLYHSPTSPYVRKVMVLAHEAGVIDRIALVPASGTPLDPGTVPVGANPLGKVPVLTRPDGGALYDSRVICRYLDALAGNRFYPSGPRQWDCLTLEATADGILDAALLMVYESRLRPDSMQMPELVDGQWSKIARSVALLEERWLAYLAGPPCMGQIALGCALAYVDFRLLTRDWRGAAPQLAQWQDGFVQRDSMTATAPPR
- a CDS encoding NADPH-dependent 2,4-dienoyl-CoA reductase — translated: MPTYPHMLAPLDLGHTSLKNRVLMGSMHTGLEERGDWARVAEYYAERARGGVGLIVTGGMAPNAEGGVFPGAAGLYTPQDIANHRLVTDRVHAEGGKIAMQILHAGRYAYSPDCVAPSALKSPISPFKPRALDEDGIEKQIADIATAAARAQQAGYDGIEVMGSEGYFLNQFLCAATNHRTDRWGGAYENRMRLPVEVVRRVRAAVGPDFIVIYRISLIDLVPGGQSFDEVVQLAKAIEAAGASILNTGIGWHEARVPTIATSVPRGGWAWVTRKLMGQVGIPVITSNRINTPELAEELLASGAADMVSLARPFLADPDFVAKAASGRAREIAPCIACNQACLDHTFQGKISSCLVNPRAGHETALRYTPTDAPKRIAVVGAGPAGLMAALVADQRGHDVTLLEADARIGGQLNMARVIPGKEEFHGLVAWFQTMLDRSGIALHLNTRATPAALAGYDEVIIATGVTPRDPQIEGQDASHVLRYLDVLRGKAPVGARVVVVGAGGIGFDVAEYLAHQGPSAALDLSLWQREWGVSDPAEAPGGLAPDGPQPTPPARDITLVQRKPGKPGKGLGKTTGWIHRASLAAKGVTMLGGMAYKRITADGLVVERDGGEHLLPADTIVLCTGQDPLRDLADALPYAHVIGGADVAAELDAKRAIDQGARLAARL
- the petA gene encoding ubiquinol-cytochrome c reductase iron-sulfur subunit; amino-acid sequence: MSHADDHDSTRRDFIYYATAGAGAVTVGAAVWPLVNQMNPTADVQALSSIFVDVGGLEPGSQLTVSFLGKPVFLRRRTAEEIEAGRAVSVEDLSIDRESRNPNKPGTDASDANRTMDDAGEWLVMTGVCTHLGCVPLGNGAGDFGGWFCPCHGSHYDTAGRIRRGPAPENMHIPVATFVDETTVQLG
- a CDS encoding SCO family protein, which encodes MLRKYSILAAGFLALVLGGLGGMVFFAPEEGQFAQCRETSVAGGSGAIGGPFTLTDHTGQQVTEADFADRPVLLYFGYTFCPDVCPYDLARNAEAVYALTERGYDVTPVFISVDHGRDTLEALSEFVSFLHPDMIGLTGTEQQIRDAARAYRAYYAVQETDDEFYLIDHSTFTYLNLPGHGFVELFRREATPEEMADRVACFIDNARTGT
- a CDS encoding ABC transporter permease; translation: MTLAALLSHWVRNKVQLAMLLAGLTLATALWSGVQALNTQARGAYATAAALVSEDGAPRLDSATGQLPQARFVELRRAGVLVSPVVEGRVMLGDARVTLLGIDPLTAPPGTAAALADGDLQGFLSGDGFAHPETLAEIGATDIALSASQAVPVGTVLVDIGTAQDALGMAGQISHLLLTGPVPRTMLDGLRLSQPEAGAELAGLTDSFHLNLTAFGALAFAVGLFIVHSAVGLAFEQRRALFRTLRSLGVSLRALTLALALELAVFALLAGLAGLALGYVMAAALLPDVAATLRGLYGAPVPGSLQFSPVWALAGLAMAFAGAALAGGQALWRLWHMPVLAPAQPRAWAMASGRAMRWQVLGAGLLAVLAIALGLFGRGLFAGFALLAAALLAAALLTPAVLALCLRGAAAMARAPVLHWFWADSRQNLPRLSLALMALMLALAANIGVGTMVASFRATFIGWLDQRLVAEMTITPRDTAQAVALEDFLAPRVQAVLPLRRVEATLAGQPGAVFAMRDHATFRDNWPLIQAGPDPWDRLAKEQGALINEQLARRAGLWPGDRVALPGAGDVPILGVYPDYGNPLAQTIVTESWFDRLYPDTPTRQLAIRTDAPAATRAALLDEFGLSAQAITDQAQAKALSLAIFERTFLITGALNVLTLSVAALALFATLVTLSGLRLVQLAPLWAMGLTVRHLAGLELARALVLAGLTMVLALPVGLMLAQVLLAVINVQAFGWRLPLQVFPADWARLALWAGLAMLAASAWPAWRLWRGGGGPLLRVFANER
- a CDS encoding ActR/PrrA/RegA family redox response regulator transcription factor, with translation MTEAAKLDLGPDPSLLIVDDDEVFLKRLARAMEKRGFAVETAETVTAGKAIATARPPAYAVIDLRLEDGNGLDVVEVLRAKREDARIVVLTGYGAIATAVAAVKIGATDYLSKPADANDVVRALLGDGEAMPDLPENPMSADRVRWEHIQRVYEQCDRNVSETARRLSMHRRTLQRILAKRSPR